ATGGCAGACGACACGTCGATGGTCGACGCGTGGAACGTGATCCTCGGAGCTCTCTCGCAGGACGAGCGGATCACCGCTCCCCTCTACGGGTTCGTCTCGCTGGTGGAGCCCAAGGGCATCATGGCCGGCACCTTCTACCTCGAGGTCCCGAACGAGTTCACCCGGGGCATGCTCGAGCAGCGCGTCCGCGTTCCGCTCCTGAGCGCGATCGGCACCCTCGACGACTCCTTCGGGGTCTCGACGTTCGCCTTCGTGGTCAATCCCGACATCGAGCACGAGCCGATGACCCCGCCGTCGCAGTCGGAGTCGATGAACCCGTTCGAGCCGATCACCGGCTCCTCGGCGGCCGTCGCCCCGGTCCGCGTGGTCGAGGAGCTCCGGACGGTCCCCGCGACCGACACGCGCCTCAACCCCAAGTACAGCTTCGACAACTTCGTCATCGGAGGCTCCAACCGCTTCGCGCACGCCGCAGCGGTCGCCGTGGCCGAGGCCCCCGCGAAGGCGTACAACCCGCTGTTCGTCTACGGCGACTCGGGGCTCGGCAAGACCCACCTCCTGCACGCCATCGGCCACTACGCGATGAGCCTCTACCCCGGCATCCGGGTGCGCTACGTCTCCTCCGAGGAGTTCACGAACGACTTCATCAACTCGATCGCGAACAACCGGGGCAACGCCTTCCACGGCCGGTACCGCAACGTCGACATCCTCCTGATCGACGACATCCAGTTCCTGCAGGGCAAGGCCGAGACGCAGGAGGCGTTCTTCCACACCTTCAACCAGCTGCACGACCACAACAAGCAGGTCGTGATCACCTCGGACCTGCCGCCCAAGGCGCTGACCGGCTTCGAGGACCGCATGCGCTCGCGGTTCGAGTGGGGTCTGATCACGGATGTGCAGGCGCCCGACCTCGAGACCCGCATCGCGATCCTCCGCAAGAAGGCCGTCAGCGAGAAGCTGCTGGTGCCCGACGACATCCTCGAGTTCATGGCCTCGAAGGTGTCGAGCAACATCCGCGAGCTCGAGGGGACGCTCATCCGCGTCACCGCGTTCGCGAGCCTGAACCGCACCCCGGTCGACATGTCGCTGGTGCAGACAGTGCTGAAGGACCTGATCACGCTCGACGAGGACAACGTCATCTCGCCGGTCGAGATCATCAACCACACCGCCGACTACTTCAAGCTGACGGTCGACGACCTCTACGGCTCCTCGCGCTCGCAGGCCGTGGCGACGGCGCGCCAGATCGCGATGTACCTGTGCCGCGAGCTGACGAACCTCTCGCTGCCCAAGATCGGCCAGCTCTTCGGCAATCGCGACCACACGACGGTGATGTACGCCAACAAGAAGATCTCGGAGCTCATGAAGGAGCGCCGCAGCATCTACAACCAGGTCACCGAGCTGACCACCCGCATCAAGACGAACCGCTGAGCGCCCGTCCGGCCTCGGCCCGCTGACCGCGCCGGGCGTGGTCGGACGAGGGTGCCTTCACTCTCCGCGCGCCGACGGGGGACTCGATACGCCTCGTCCGCTGCTCGACCAGCAGGCAGGCCTCGAGCGGGCAGCTCCGCCGGCGGCTGTGAGGGCCGCTGTGCGATCCGAGAGCGATGCCTCCCCCTGCTGATCGAGTAGCCCGCGCAGCGGGCGCATCGAGATCCACTGGCGTCGGAAGAGGCCGCTGACAGCCCCTCGCGCCCGCTCGACGGCTCCTTCGCGACGCCCCGCGTTCGACGCATCGAACGAATCCGGACGATTTCCACACGTGTGAGCAACCTGTGGATAACTGTGGACAACCGGCCTCGAACTGTGCGCCCGGACGCCGCCCCTGTGGAATGACGACGGTCGGCGCAGATCCATCCCCAGGGCGTCCACCGCCGCGCTCACAGCTCCTCCACAGAGGGGTGGGGCCCGCATCTCCCTCGGGAGTAGGGGCCCCGACGGTTTTCCACAGTTTCCACACGTGTTAACACTGTTAACGCAGTTCTCTCTTCATGAGGGGGCGAACGACAACCTCTCCACAGACCTCGGACCGAGCAGCGCCCCGCCCTGCTTCCAGGCGCGGTGGAGCTGACGAGTACGATGGGCGTCGGTCTTCGTCCACGACTCGTCAGGGGTGCACTTGTGAGGTTCCAAGCCAACCGCGACGTCTTCAGCGAGGCGGTGTCCTTCGCGGTCAAGCTGCTCCCGCAGCGCACGACTCTGCCGATCCTCTCGGGCATCCTCATCGAGGCGACGAGCGAGGGGCTCACCCTCTCGTCGTTCGACTACGAGGTGTCGGCGCAGACGCAGATCGCGGCCGACGTCGAAGAGACCGGGACGGTCCTCGTCTCGGGTCGCCTCCTCGCGGACATCGCGAACCGTCTCCCCAACGCACCCGTCCGCATCTCGACCGACGAGTCCCGCGTCTCGGTCTCGGCGGGCTCCGCGCACTTCACGCTGCTGCAGATGCCGGTCGAGGAGTACCCGAGCATCCCCGAGATCGACGCCTCGACCGGTCTCGTGCCGGCGGACGCCTTCTCGGCGGCGATCTCGCAGGTCGCCGTCGCCGCCTCCCGCGACGACGTCACCCCCGTCATCACCGGCGTCCAGCTCGAGATCACCGAGAACACCATCGGACTCGTCGCGACGGACCGCTACCGCGTCGCCGTCCGCGAGATCGACTGGGACAACGGCGACAACCCCGCGCCGAGCGAGCCGCTGACCGCCCTCGTGCCCGCCCGGACCCTCCAGGAGGTCGGCAAGACCTTCGGCCACTCCGGCACCGTGTCGGTCGCGATCACCCATCGCGACGAGCGTGAGCTCATCGCCTTCACCGCGGACCGCAAGACCGTGACGTCGCTGCTGATCAAGGGCAACTTCCCGCCCGTCAAGCGCCTCTTCCCCGCCTCCGTCGAGAACTACGCGGTCATGTCGACCAGCGACCTGATCGAGGCCACCCGCCGCGTCTCGCTCGTCCTCGAGCGCGAGGCCGCCCTGCGCTTCAGCTTCAGCAGCGACGGACTGACCCTCGAGGCCATCGGGTCGGAGCAGGCGCAGGCGTCCGAGACGATCGACGCGATCGTCACGGGCACCGACGTGGTCGTCTCGCTCAAGCCCCAGTTCCTGCTCGACGGGCTCGCCGCCGTGCACTCGGAGTTCGTGCGCATCGCGTTCACGAAGACCGAGAACCCCAACAAGCCCGGCCCCGTGCTGATCACCGCGCAGACCTCGCGCGACCAGCCCGGCACCGACAGCTACCGCTACCTGCTGCAGCCCAACCTGCTGCTGCGCTGACGTCGCCGGCCCGGCCCCGTCACTCCCCCTCCGCTCCCTCGCATCGTCGCGACCGCACCGCTCCCGACGAGCGCCCGCCCGCCGGACATCGAACTCCAGGAAGGTTCACCATGCACATCGGACTCGTCGGACTCGGCAAGATGGGCGACAACATGCGCTCCCGCCTCCGTGAGAAGGGCGTCGAGGTCACCGGCTACGACCGCAATCCGGACGTCTCTGACGCCGCCTCCCTCGACGAGATGATCGCGGCGCTGCCCAGCCCGCGCATCGTCTGGGTCATGGTCCCGGCCGGCGAGATCACGGACGCGGTCGTCAAGGACCTCTCCGAGAAGCTCAGCGAGGGCGACCTCGTCATCGACGGCGGCAACTCCCGCTTCACCGAGGACTTCAAGCACGACGCACTGCTCAAGCCGCAGGGCATCCACTACATCGACGCCGGCGTCTCCGGCGGCGTGTGGGGACTCCAGAACGGCTACGGCCTGATGGTCGGCGGGCCCAAGGAGCTCGTCGAGTACGCCATGCCCGTCTTCGACGCGCTGCGCCCCGAGGGCCCCCGCGAGGAGGGCTTCGTCCACGTCGGTGAGGTCGGAGCCGGCCACTACGCGAAGATGGTCCACAACGGCATCGAGTACGCGCTGATGCAGGCGTTCGCCGAGGGCTACGAGCTGCTCGAGACCCGCGACGACATCATCAAGGACGTCACCGGCACCTTCAAGGCGTGGCAGCGCGGCACGGTCGTCCGCTCCTGGCTCCTCGAGCTCCTCGTCCGCGCCCTCGAGCAGGACCCGGAGTTCAAGAACATCGAGGGCTTCGTCCAGGACTCCGGAGAGGGCCGCTGGACCATCGAGGAGGCGATCAACAACGCCGTCCCGGTGCCCACGATCAGCGCCTCGATCTTCGCCCGCTTCGTCTCGCGCCAGGAGGACTCCCCCGCGATGAAGGCGGTCGCGGCGCTCCGCAACCAGTTCGGCGGGCACTCCGTCAAGGCGGTGGACTGAGTCCATCGGTTCGGACTGACTGCGTCAGTCCTCACGCAGTCGGCTTCTCGAGACGGTGACGTCCCAGGGAGCCGGTCGCGAACGGCGCCCTCCGGCCCGCCGCCACCATGAGGCACGAGATGCTCTCATGGTGGCGGCGGGCCTACGGCCGCCTGCTCCTCGGGGAGGCTGCCGCGACCTCGTTCGAGTGGTGGGCCTGCGGCCACCTCCGTCAGAGGCGGGGTGCCGCAGCGTCGGGGTGTTAACCGCAGAGGACGGTGTCGCTGCAGGTAGCCAGCCGCACTGCATGCTGGTCGAGTAGCCCGCGCAGAGGGCGTATCGAGACCCACCGGAGTCAGCGGGTCGCTCTGCCGGCCGGAGAAGTGGAGGAGGTGGTGGCGTGCAGGTGACGCAGCTGGCGCTGAGCGACTTCCGCAACTACGCCTCCGTCGACGTGGCGCTGGTGCCGGGGCCGAACCTGTTCGTCGGACGCAACGGGCAGGGCAAGACGAACCTGGTCGAGTCGCTCGGCTACCTCTCCACCCTCGGATCGCACCGGGTGTCGACCGATCAAGCGCTCATCCGCGCGGGTCGCGACAGCGCCGTGATCCGCGCCCGGCTCCGCAACGCCGACCGCGACCTGCTCGCCGAGGTGCAGATCAACCGCTCCTCCCCCAACCGCGCGCAGATCAACCGCGGCGGCATCAAGCCGCGCGAGCTGCCCCGCTTCTTCTCGAGCGTGCTCTTCGCGCCGGAGGACCTCCTCCTGATCCGCGGCGATCCCTCCGCCCGCCGGCGCTTCCTCGACCAGCTGGTCGTGCTCCGCTCCCCGCGGATGAGCGCGGTGCAGGCCGACTACGAGCGCGTGCTCCGGCAGCGCAACTCGCTGCTGAAGTCGGCGCGCGCGAGCGGGATCCGCGACACCTCGAAGCTCGGCACGCTCGACATCTGGGACGAGCGCCTGATCGCGCTGGGCTCCGAGATCATGCAGTCGCGCCTGACCCTCGTCGAGGAGCTGAGCGGTCCGGTCCGCGGCGCCTACGAGGCCGTCGCCGGCGCCGACCAGCGCCCGCTGCTGCGGTCGCGGCTCAGCATCGAGGGCGCGGTGGACGACGACGACGAGCCGCTCGATGCCGCCGACTCCCCCGAGGCCGTCGATGGTCGGGCGCTGGCCGAGACCTTCGCGACGGCTCTCGCCTCGGTCCGCCGCCGCGAGCTCGATCGGGGCGTCTCGCTGGTCGGTCCGCACCGCGACGACGTGCAGTTCGAGCTCAACGGGCTGCCGGCCAAGGGCTACGCGAGCCACGGCGAGAGCTGGTCGTTCGCGCTCGCGCTCAAGCTCGGGGCGGCCGAGCTGCTCCGCCGCGACTCCCCGATGGGCGATCCCGTGCTCATGCTCGACGACGTGTTCGCCGAGCTGGACGCGCGGCGGCGGGAGCGACTCGCCTCCGTGGTCGCCGACTACGAGCAGGTGCTCATCACCGCGGCCGTGTTCGACGACGTTCCGGCAGCCCTCGCGGCGCACACCGTGCGCATCGAGGCGGGCAGCATCGTCGAGCCGGAGCCGGAGCCGGAGCCGGAGCCGGAGCCGGAGCCGGAGTCGGAGTCCGAGCCGGAGCCCGCGCTCCAGGAGCCCGACCGTGGCTGACGCTCCGCGGCGCGGCTCCCCCGCCCCCGACTCCGAGGCCGCACGCGTCTACCGCCACCTCAAGGAGGTCTTCGGAGGCGACGGCCCGCGCCGCATCCGCAAGACGATCGAGCGCGCGGAGCCCAAGGGCGACGCGATCCCCTTCGGGAAGGGCCGCGACCCGCACGACCTCGGCGACGTGCTGGACGGACTCACCAAGAAGCTCGGCTGGACCGCTCCCCTGGCCCAGGGCGATCTGATCTCGTCGTGGACCGCGATCGCGGGCGAGGAGACGGCGAAGCACTCGACTCCGCTCGGCGTCGTCGACGGTGTGCTCACCGTCGCCTGCGAGTCGACGGCGTGGTCGACGCAGCTGCGGCTGATGCGGATCGAGATCATGAATCACATCGCGGTGAACTACTCCGACGCGGGCATCTCGTCGATCCGATTCCAGGGCCCCGACGTCCCGAACTGGAAAAAGGGCCCCAGGTCGATTCCAGGGCGTGGTCCGCGCGATACCTACGGCTGAGGACGCATTTTAGGTCGACCACGGAGGATTCGGCCGTCAGATCGCCGCTCAGCGCCTCGAGCCGACCCCGTTCCGAGGTAGAATGGAGGGCCGCCGAACCGCAGCGACGCCCCGTCCGCACGATCTTGCGAGCCGAGATCCTCCGACCATCGGATGCGTCGAGTCGGACCGTCAGAGGAGAACTCCACAGCTATGACCCCCGAGCCGACCGACTCCACGTCACCCGCCACGAACGACCTGGATGCGAACGGCTCCACCGCTCCCTCTGCTTTCCAGGAGACCGCTCCCCAGGAGACCGTTCCCCAGGAGACCGCTCCGCACGAGAGCATGTCGACGAAGTCGTCCGGCGACTACGGCGCGAATCAGATCCAGGTCCTCGAGGGCCTCGAGGCGGTCCGCAAGCGCCCCGGCATGTACATCGGGTCGACGGGCCCGCGCGGTCTGCACCACCTGGTCTACGAGATCGTCGACAACGCCGTCGACGAGGCGCTCGCGGGCTACTGCGACGACATCGAGGTGGTGATGCGCGCCGACGGAGGCGTGACCGTCACCGACAACGGCCGCGGCATCCCCGTCGACATGCACCCCACCGAGGGCATCTCGACCGTCGAGCTCGTCCTCACGGTGCTGCACGCCGGCGGCAAGTTCGGCGGAGGCGGCTACGCGGTCTCGGGCGGCCTGCACGGCGTCGGCTCGTCCGTCGTCAACGCTCTGTCGAGCAGGCTCGAGGTCGAGGTCAAGCGCCAGGGCGCGGTCTACCGCATGACCTTCGCCGACGGCGTCCCGGAGGCGCCCCTCAGCCAGGGCGAGGCGAGCGACGAGACCGGCACCAGCATCACCTTCTGGCCCAACGCCGGGATCTTCGAGACCGTCGAGTTCGACTACGAGACGCTCCGCGCCCGGTTCCAGCAGATGGCGTTCCTCAACAAGGGCCTGCGCATCGCGCTGACCGACGAGAACGAGGTCGAGTTCGACGGCGAGGGCGAGGACGAGACGTCCGGTCCCCGCAGCGACGTCTTCCTCTACGAGAAGGGCCTCGTCGACTACGTCGAGTACATCAACTCGCTCAAGAAGTCCGATCTCGTGCACTCCGAGATCATCGACTTCGAGTCGGAGGACACCGAGCGGCGCATCTCGCTCGAGGTCGCGATGCAGTGGACGACGGCGTACACCGAGAGCGTCCACACCTACGCGAACACGATCAACACCCACGAGGGCGGCACCCACGAGGAGGGCTTCCGCGCCGCGCTGACGACCCTCGTGAACAAGTACGCCCGCGCGAACAACCTGCTGAAGGAGAAGGACGAGAACCTCTCCGGCGACGACATCCGCGAGGGCCTGACCGCCGTCGTGTCGATCAAGCTCGGCGAGCCGCAGTTCGAGGGCCAGACCAAGACGAAGCTCGGCAACACCGAGGCCAAGGCGTTCGTGCAGCGCGTGGCCGGCGAGCAGCTCGCCGACTGGTTCGACCGCAACCCCAACCAGGCCAAGGACATCATCCGCAAGGCGATCCAGGCCGCCTCCGCGCGGATGGCCGCCCGGAAGGCGCGGGAGACCGCCCGCCGCAAGGGCCTCCTCGAGGGCGGCGGGATGCCCGGCAAGCTCAAGGACTGCCAGTCGAAGGACCCGTCGATCTCGGAGATCTTCATCGTCGAGGGCGACTCCGCGGGCGGCTCGGCCGTGCAGGGCCGCAACCCCGAGACCCAGGCGATCCTCCCCCTCCGCGGCAAGATCCTCAACGTCGAGAAGGCGCGGCTCGACCGCGCCCTCGGCAACAACGAGGTCCAGGCGATGATCACCGCCTTCGGTGCCGGCATCGGCGAGGACTTCAACCCCGACAAGGCCCGGTACCACAAGATCATCCTGATGGCCGACGCCGACGTCGACGGCCAGCACATCACGACGCTGCTGCTGACGCTGCTGTTCCGCTACATGCGCCCGCTGATCGACCTCGGCTACGTCTACCTCGCGCAGCCGCCGCTCTACCGCCTCAAGTGGTCGAACTCGCCGCACGAGTACGTCTACAGCGACCGCGAGCGCGACGCCCTGCTGGCACACGGCGCGGCGACGAACAAGCGCATGCCGAAGGAGAACGGGATCCAGCGCTACAAGGGTCTCGGCGAGATGGACTACAAGGAGCTGTGGGAGACCACGATGGACCCCGCGACGCGGACCCTCCTCCAGGTCACCCTCGACGACGCGGCCGCGGCCGACGAGATCTTCTCGACCCTGATGGGCGAGGACGTCGAGTCGCGCCGCTCCTTCATCCAGAAGAATGCGAAGGACGTGCGTTTTCTCGACATCTGATGTCGAGAAAACGCACGTCCTTCGAAAGGCGGTAGCCCGGCGGTCCGGTGGACCGCCGTCGCAACCACCTCGAGAACGTGACGGCGACCCTCAATGGGTCGCATTCCAGACGAGAAGCTGACAGCGGGGTTCAACCACCCGCCCACCACCTCACCACCTGACACCCAGCGCGACCGGCGCCGCTACGAACCCGGGCCCCGGACCCACCTGAGAGACCAGAGATCATGGCAGACGAACCCACCACCCCCACCGGCCCCTCCGAGGGCGAGGACATCGTCACCGAGACCGGTGTCGTGATCCACGGTCACGACAAGATCGAGCCGGTCGACCTCCAGCTCGAGATGCAGCGCTCCTACCTCGACTACGCGATGAGCGTCATCGTGGGCCGCGCGCTCCCCGAGGTGCGCGACGGCCTCAAGCCCGTGCACCGCCGCGTGATCTACGCCATGTACGACGGCGGGTACCGGCCCGACAAGGCGTTCTCGAAGTGCTCGCGCGTCGTCGGCGACGTCATGGGCCAGTTCCACCCGCACGGCGACTCCGCCATCTACGACGCGCTGGTGCGCCTCGTGCAGCCGTGGAGCCTCCGCTACCCGCTCGCGCTCGGACAGGGCAACTTCGGCTCGCCCGGCAACGACGGCGCGGCGGCCCCCCGGTACACCGAGACGAAGATGTCTCCGCTGGCCCTCGAGATGGTCAAGGACATCGACAAGAACACCGTCGACTTCCAGGACAACTACGACGGCCGCACCCGCGAGCCGGCGATCCTCCCGGCCCGCTTCCCCAACCTCCTCGTCAACGGCTCGGTCGGCATCGCCGTGGGCATGGCGACGAACATCCCGCCGCACAACCTGCGCGAGGTGGCCGCCGGCGCCAAGTGGGCGCTCGAGAACCCGGAGGCGTCGCGCGAGGAGCTCCTGGAGGCGCTGCTGCAGCGCATCAAGGGCCCCGACTTCCCGACCGGCGCGCAGATCCTCGGCGTCCGCGGCATCCAGGACGCGTACCGCACGGGCCGCGGCTCGATCACGATGCGCGCCGTCGTCTCGATCGAGGAGATCCAGGGCCGCACCTGCCTCGTCGTCACCGAGCTGCCGTACCAGGTGAACCCCGACAACCTCGCGATCAAGATCGCCGAGCTCGTCAAGGACGGCCGCGTCTCGGGCATCGCCGACATCCGCGACGAGACCTCGGGCCGCACCGGCCAGCGCCTCGTCGTCGTGCTGAAGCGCGACGCGGTCGCGAAGGTCGTGCTCAACAATCTCTACAAGCACACCCCGCTGCAGGAGAACTTCGGCGCGAACATGCTCGCGATCGTCGACGGCATCCCGCGCACCCTCTCGCTCGACGGCTTCATCCGCGCGTGGGTCGACCACCAGGTCGAGGTCATCGTCCGGCGCACCCAGTACCTCCTCGACGAGGCCGAGGCGCGCATCCACATCCTGCGCGGCTACCTCAAGGCCCTCGACGCGCTCGACGAGGTCATCGCGCTCATCCGCCGCTCCCCCACCGTCGAGGAGGCGCGCGACGGCCTGATGGAGCTCCTCGAGATCGACGAGGTGCAGGCGCGCGCGATCCTCGACATGCAGCTGCGCCGTCTGGCCGCCCTCGAGCGTCAGAAGATCGTCGACGAGCACGACCGCATCCAGGCCGAGATCGAGGACTACAAGTCGATCCTCGCGAGCCCCTCGCGCCAGCGCACCATCA
The genomic region above belongs to Rathayibacter sp. VKM Ac-2759 and contains:
- a CDS encoding DciA family protein, producing MADAPRRGSPAPDSEAARVYRHLKEVFGGDGPRRIRKTIERAEPKGDAIPFGKGRDPHDLGDVLDGLTKKLGWTAPLAQGDLISSWTAIAGEETAKHSTPLGVVDGVLTVACESTAWSTQLRLMRIEIMNHIAVNYSDAGISSIRFQGPDVPNWKKGPRSIPGRGPRDTYG
- the gnd gene encoding phosphogluconate dehydrogenase (NAD(+)-dependent, decarboxylating) — protein: MHIGLVGLGKMGDNMRSRLREKGVEVTGYDRNPDVSDAASLDEMIAALPSPRIVWVMVPAGEITDAVVKDLSEKLSEGDLVIDGGNSRFTEDFKHDALLKPQGIHYIDAGVSGGVWGLQNGYGLMVGGPKELVEYAMPVFDALRPEGPREEGFVHVGEVGAGHYAKMVHNGIEYALMQAFAEGYELLETRDDIIKDVTGTFKAWQRGTVVRSWLLELLVRALEQDPEFKNIEGFVQDSGEGRWTIEEAINNAVPVPTISASIFARFVSRQEDSPAMKAVAALRNQFGGHSVKAVD
- the gyrA gene encoding DNA gyrase subunit A; protein product: MADEPTTPTGPSEGEDIVTETGVVIHGHDKIEPVDLQLEMQRSYLDYAMSVIVGRALPEVRDGLKPVHRRVIYAMYDGGYRPDKAFSKCSRVVGDVMGQFHPHGDSAIYDALVRLVQPWSLRYPLALGQGNFGSPGNDGAAAPRYTETKMSPLALEMVKDIDKNTVDFQDNYDGRTREPAILPARFPNLLVNGSVGIAVGMATNIPPHNLREVAAGAKWALENPEASREELLEALLQRIKGPDFPTGAQILGVRGIQDAYRTGRGSITMRAVVSIEEIQGRTCLVVTELPYQVNPDNLAIKIAELVKDGRVSGIADIRDETSGRTGQRLVVVLKRDAVAKVVLNNLYKHTPLQENFGANMLAIVDGIPRTLSLDGFIRAWVDHQVEVIVRRTQYLLDEAEARIHILRGYLKALDALDEVIALIRRSPTVEEARDGLMELLEIDEVQARAILDMQLRRLAALERQKIVDEHDRIQAEIEDYKSILASPSRQRTIISEELDEIVDRFGDDRRTEILFGFDGDMSVEDLIPEEEMVVTVTRGGYLKRTRSDSYRAQHRGGRGVRGAQLKADDIVEHFFVTTTHHWLLFFTNTGRVYRAKTYELQEASRDAKGQHIANLLALEPGEQIAQILDIRDYEAARYLVLATRDGLVKKTALLEYDTNRSGGIIAIKLREGDELVSALLVEDDSDVLLVSRKGMSIRFTASDAALRPMGRSTSGVMGMSFRGDDRLLDANVVSDEGYVFVVTEGGYAKRTAVDQYRLQGRGGLGIKVAKLEEKRGDLVGAIITGEDDEVLVVLASGKVVRSAVAEVPAKGRDTMGVVFARFAEDDRIIALAKNTERNLDAPDEDPDAAAASPESGPVSEEDGSVDE
- the recF gene encoding DNA replication/repair protein RecF, whose protein sequence is MQVTQLALSDFRNYASVDVALVPGPNLFVGRNGQGKTNLVESLGYLSTLGSHRVSTDQALIRAGRDSAVIRARLRNADRDLLAEVQINRSSPNRAQINRGGIKPRELPRFFSSVLFAPEDLLLIRGDPSARRRFLDQLVVLRSPRMSAVQADYERVLRQRNSLLKSARASGIRDTSKLGTLDIWDERLIALGSEIMQSRLTLVEELSGPVRGAYEAVAGADQRPLLRSRLSIEGAVDDDDEPLDAADSPEAVDGRALAETFATALASVRRRELDRGVSLVGPHRDDVQFELNGLPAKGYASHGESWSFALALKLGAAELLRRDSPMGDPVLMLDDVFAELDARRRERLASVVADYEQVLITAAVFDDVPAALAAHTVRIEAGSIVEPEPEPEPEPEPEPESESEPEPALQEPDRG
- the gyrB gene encoding DNA topoisomerase (ATP-hydrolyzing) subunit B, which produces MSTKSSGDYGANQIQVLEGLEAVRKRPGMYIGSTGPRGLHHLVYEIVDNAVDEALAGYCDDIEVVMRADGGVTVTDNGRGIPVDMHPTEGISTVELVLTVLHAGGKFGGGGYAVSGGLHGVGSSVVNALSSRLEVEVKRQGAVYRMTFADGVPEAPLSQGEASDETGTSITFWPNAGIFETVEFDYETLRARFQQMAFLNKGLRIALTDENEVEFDGEGEDETSGPRSDVFLYEKGLVDYVEYINSLKKSDLVHSEIIDFESEDTERRISLEVAMQWTTAYTESVHTYANTINTHEGGTHEEGFRAALTTLVNKYARANNLLKEKDENLSGDDIREGLTAVVSIKLGEPQFEGQTKTKLGNTEAKAFVQRVAGEQLADWFDRNPNQAKDIIRKAIQAASARMAARKARETARRKGLLEGGGMPGKLKDCQSKDPSISEIFIVEGDSAGGSAVQGRNPETQAILPLRGKILNVEKARLDRALGNNEVQAMITAFGAGIGEDFNPDKARYHKIILMADADVDGQHITTLLLTLLFRYMRPLIDLGYVYLAQPPLYRLKWSNSPHEYVYSDRERDALLAHGAATNKRMPKENGIQRYKGLGEMDYKELWETTMDPATRTLLQVTLDDAAAADEIFSTLMGEDVESRRSFIQKNAKDVRFLDI
- the dnaN gene encoding DNA polymerase III subunit beta; amino-acid sequence: MRFQANRDVFSEAVSFAVKLLPQRTTLPILSGILIEATSEGLTLSSFDYEVSAQTQIAADVEETGTVLVSGRLLADIANRLPNAPVRISTDESRVSVSAGSAHFTLLQMPVEEYPSIPEIDASTGLVPADAFSAAISQVAVAASRDDVTPVITGVQLEITENTIGLVATDRYRVAVREIDWDNGDNPAPSEPLTALVPARTLQEVGKTFGHSGTVSVAITHRDERELIAFTADRKTVTSLLIKGNFPPVKRLFPASVENYAVMSTSDLIEATRRVSLVLEREAALRFSFSSDGLTLEAIGSEQAQASETIDAIVTGTDVVVSLKPQFLLDGLAAVHSEFVRIAFTKTENPNKPGPVLITAQTSRDQPGTDSYRYLLQPNLLLR
- the dnaA gene encoding chromosomal replication initiator protein DnaA — translated: MADDTSMVDAWNVILGALSQDERITAPLYGFVSLVEPKGIMAGTFYLEVPNEFTRGMLEQRVRVPLLSAIGTLDDSFGVSTFAFVVNPDIEHEPMTPPSQSESMNPFEPITGSSAAVAPVRVVEELRTVPATDTRLNPKYSFDNFVIGGSNRFAHAAAVAVAEAPAKAYNPLFVYGDSGLGKTHLLHAIGHYAMSLYPGIRVRYVSSEEFTNDFINSIANNRGNAFHGRYRNVDILLIDDIQFLQGKAETQEAFFHTFNQLHDHNKQVVITSDLPPKALTGFEDRMRSRFEWGLITDVQAPDLETRIAILRKKAVSEKLLVPDDILEFMASKVSSNIRELEGTLIRVTAFASLNRTPVDMSLVQTVLKDLITLDEDNVISPVEIINHTADYFKLTVDDLYGSSRSQAVATARQIAMYLCRELTNLSLPKIGQLFGNRDHTTVMYANKKISELMKERRSIYNQVTELTTRIKTNR